One Bdellovibrio bacteriovorus str. Tiberius DNA segment encodes these proteins:
- a CDS encoding 4'-phosphopantetheinyl transferase superfamily protein: MDSLVLSEQLTESARKLLQSPGLQIHARPEWGSHNPAHRELIRAEIQKLLPENWHSSTSHTEGLGVIMLSASPIGVDVEVTVRVTDKTVSRVSSQEELTEAPSAAALWCAKEACFKALRSYDQPSVISKISIGSWENIDSQTETFRLSNPETFNSSSENRGVMMKISTWSLAFFIFPS; encoded by the coding sequence ATGGACTCTTTGGTTCTTTCCGAACAACTGACAGAGTCCGCGCGAAAGCTTCTTCAGTCTCCGGGTTTGCAAATTCATGCCCGCCCGGAATGGGGAAGCCACAATCCCGCACATCGCGAACTGATCCGTGCGGAAATTCAAAAGCTGCTTCCTGAAAACTGGCACTCTTCCACTTCCCACACGGAAGGCTTGGGTGTCATCATGCTTTCGGCTTCGCCAATTGGTGTGGATGTCGAAGTCACCGTGCGTGTGACTGACAAAACCGTGTCCCGCGTGTCGTCACAAGAAGAACTGACCGAGGCGCCAAGTGCTGCGGCCTTGTGGTGTGCGAAAGAGGCGTGTTTTAAGGCGCTTCGTTCGTATGATCAGCCGTCGGTGATCTCTAAAATTTCTATAGGGTCGTGGGAAAATATAGATTCTCAGACTGAGACATTCCGTCTTTCAAACCCTGAAACGTTTAATTCCTCCTCTGAAAACAGGGGTGTGATGATGAAAATTTCCACCTGGAGTTTGGCCTTTTTTATTTTTCCCTCTTAA
- the nadA gene encoding quinolinate synthase NadA, with protein sequence MSYDIAADIQRLKKEKNAVILAHYYEDGDIQDIADYVGDSFYLAKMGQQVQQDTILLAGVVFMAESVKILNPTKTVLVPDMEASCSLVKGAPYDQYLAWRRQHPDGIAVTYINSSAEVKSISDVIITSSNAQQIVESIPKDRKILFGPDQHLGRWLMKKLNREFVLWPGACEVHVLFNARKLHELIAQHPDAVVIAHPECDESVLQYASVAGSTSRLLEEVQKNPAKKFIVATETGIFHQMQKLRPDVTLIQAPVLDAGCSCNNCPYMKMNNMEKIKHALETFQPQVGLDEALRLKAKVSLDRMMDITSGKPVSWPAEFTV encoded by the coding sequence ATGTCTTATGATATTGCTGCTGATATTCAGCGCCTGAAAAAAGAAAAAAACGCCGTCATTCTGGCTCACTATTATGAAGATGGTGATATCCAGGACATCGCCGACTATGTCGGTGACAGCTTCTATCTGGCCAAGATGGGCCAACAGGTACAGCAAGACACCATCCTGCTTGCCGGCGTTGTGTTCATGGCCGAAAGCGTGAAGATCCTAAATCCCACCAAGACAGTTCTGGTTCCGGACATGGAAGCCAGCTGTTCTCTTGTTAAAGGCGCGCCTTACGATCAGTACCTGGCGTGGCGCCGTCAGCACCCGGACGGGATTGCGGTGACCTACATTAATTCCAGCGCGGAAGTGAAATCCATTTCTGATGTGATCATCACTTCTTCCAATGCTCAGCAGATCGTTGAATCCATTCCGAAAGACCGCAAGATTTTGTTCGGACCGGATCAGCACCTGGGTCGCTGGTTGATGAAAAAACTAAATCGTGAGTTTGTGCTGTGGCCAGGGGCGTGCGAAGTGCACGTGCTGTTCAATGCCCGCAAACTTCACGAACTGATCGCCCAACACCCGGATGCGGTGGTGATTGCGCACCCTGAGTGCGATGAATCCGTGTTGCAGTATGCTTCTGTGGCAGGCTCCACTTCCCGTTTGCTGGAAGAGGTTCAGAAAAACCCGGCGAAGAAATTCATCGTGGCCACTGAAACTGGTATTTTCCACCAGATGCAAAAACTTCGTCCGGACGTGACGCTGATTCAAGCGCCGGTTCTGGATGCCGGCTGTTCTTGCAACAACTGCCCATACATGAAGATGAACAACATGGAAAAAATCAAACACGCTTTGGAAACATTCCAGCCGCAAGTGGGCCTGGATGAGGCATTGCGCCTGAAAGCCAAGGTGTCTTTGGATCGCATGATGGACATCACCAGCGGCAAACCTGTCAGCTGGCCTGCGGAATTCACGGTTTAA
- a CDS encoding YbaB/EbfC family nucleoid-associated protein, whose product MKGMPGGMAQLMKQANQMQMKMKKAQEELAKVEYEASSGGGAVKVKVNGDHLITALTIDPEVLKAGDVEMLQDMILSATNEAVKTARDTSAKEMEKITGGLNIPGMF is encoded by the coding sequence ATGAAGGGTATGCCCGGCGGAATGGCCCAGCTGATGAAGCAAGCCAACCAAATGCAGATGAAAATGAAGAAAGCCCAGGAAGAACTTGCAAAAGTTGAGTACGAAGCTTCTTCCGGTGGCGGCGCTGTAAAAGTAAAAGTGAACGGCGACCACTTGATCACTGCATTGACCATCGACCCTGAAGTTTTGAAAGCTGGCGATGTTGAGATGCTTCAGGACATGATCCTGTCTGCAACCAACGAAGCAGTTAAAACAGCCCGTGATACTTCCGCTAAAGAAATGGAAAAAATCACTGGCGGTCTAAATATCCCAGGAATGTTCTAG
- the mglA gene encoding GTPase MglA — MSFINYNAKEIHCKVVYYGPSLGGKTTNIQWVYQKTAEDQKSKLVALNTDIERTLFFDFLPLNVGDIRGFKTRFHLYTVPGQVVYDASRKLILKGLDGVIFVADSQIERMDENLESLRNLERNLEQQGYDIREIPLIMQYNKRDLPNVASLAELRSALNPYNAPEIEGCASEGRGVFESLKTVSKSIINVLKGGTTL, encoded by the coding sequence ATGTCCTTTATTAACTACAATGCCAAAGAAATTCACTGCAAAGTCGTGTACTACGGCCCATCCCTGGGCGGTAAAACCACGAACATCCAGTGGGTTTACCAGAAAACAGCCGAGGATCAAAAATCCAAGCTGGTGGCATTGAATACGGACATCGAGCGCACCCTGTTCTTTGACTTCCTCCCATTAAATGTTGGCGACATCCGTGGATTTAAAACCCGTTTCCACCTTTACACTGTTCCAGGTCAGGTGGTTTACGATGCTTCCCGCAAGCTGATCCTGAAAGGATTGGATGGCGTGATCTTCGTGGCGGACTCCCAGATTGAACGTATGGACGAAAACTTAGAGTCCCTGCGCAATCTGGAACGCAATCTGGAGCAACAAGGCTACGACATCCGCGAAATCCCGCTGATCATGCAGTACAACAAGCGTGATTTGCCGAACGTGGCGTCCCTGGCAGAGCTTAGAAGTGCTCTGAACCCTTATAACGCCCCTGAAATCGAAGGCTGCGCTTCTGAAGGCCGTGGCGTCTTTGAATCGCTTAAAACCGTTTCTAAATCCATTATCAACGTTCTTAAAGGCGGCACCACTCTGTAA
- the recR gene encoding recombination mediator RecR: MLHISALEKLVHELSRLPGIGPKTAQRLAYYILRTGNEYPERLSEALLRVKAEVHDCPTCFNYTDTDICRYCEDSHRSDESICVVEEPSDIMRIESSGAFRGRYHVLHGAISPLEGIGPKELKIKELIDRVDDGLNGTSPVIKEIILALDADLEGDTTILYLAKQLQGKGLKLSRIAHGVPIGSDIDFVDDRTMGRALQNRVEL, translated from the coding sequence GTGTTACATATTTCTGCCCTTGAAAAATTAGTCCACGAGTTGAGCCGTCTGCCTGGTATCGGGCCGAAGACTGCTCAGCGTCTGGCTTATTACATTCTGCGTACCGGGAACGAATACCCGGAACGTTTGAGTGAGGCGCTTTTGCGCGTCAAGGCTGAAGTTCACGACTGCCCAACCTGCTTCAACTACACTGACACGGATATCTGCCGCTATTGTGAGGATTCTCACCGTTCGGATGAATCCATCTGTGTGGTTGAAGAGCCCTCCGACATCATGAGAATTGAATCTTCAGGCGCGTTCCGTGGCCGCTACCATGTTTTGCATGGAGCGATTTCTCCGCTGGAAGGCATCGGCCCTAAAGAATTGAAAATCAAAGAGCTGATCGACCGTGTTGATGACGGTTTGAACGGCACCAGCCCGGTTATCAAGGAAATCATCCTTGCATTGGATGCGGACCTTGAGGGCGACACCACCATTTTATACCTGGCAAAGCAGCTGCAGGGCAAAGGCTTGAAACTTTCTCGCATTGCCCATGGAGTTCCTATTGGCAGCGACATCGATTTCGTAGATGATAGAACGATGGGTCGCGCCCTGCAAAACCGCGTGGAGCTGTAA